One Prunus dulcis chromosome 8, ALMONDv2, whole genome shotgun sequence DNA window includes the following coding sequences:
- the LOC117637418 gene encoding germin-like protein subfamily 1 member 18 isoform X2, which produces MKGVHFLISTLAILAFATFLASASDPSPLQDFCVALKDIKDVFVNGKFCKDPKLANANDFFFSGLQNPRNTQNPVGSNVTAVNVDNLAGLNTLGISLARLDFAPNGLNPPHTHPRASEILAVLEGTLYVGFVTSNGDGNRLFTKVLNKGDVFVFPIGLIHFQLNVGHVDAVAFAGLSSQNPGVITIANAVFGSKPPINPDVLTKAFQVDNKVVDYLQKQFWYDNN; this is translated from the exons ATGAAAGGTGTTCATTTTCTCATAAGCACTCTTGCCATATTGGCATTTGCAACGTTCCTCGCCTCTGCCTCTGACCCCAGTCCTCTGCAGGACTTCTGTGTAGCACTTAAGGACATCAAAGACG TGTTTGTGAATGGGAAATTCTGCAAGGATCCAAAGCTTGCCAATGCAaatgatttcttcttttctgggCTTCAAAATCCAAGAAACACACAAAATCCGGTTGGTTCAAATGTGACAGCTGTGAATGTGGACAACCTAGCAGGACTGAACACTCTTGGCATATCCTTGGCCCGCCTAGACTTTGCACCAAATGGCCTAAACCCTCCTCACACTCACCCTCGGGCCTCCGAAATCCTTGCGGTCTTGGAAGGAACACTCTATGTTGGTTTCGTCACATCCAACGGTGATGGCAATCGCCTATTCACCAAAGTGTTGAACAAGGGAGATGTGTTTGTGTTCCCAATTGGCCTCATTCACTTTCAACTCAATGTGGGACATGTCGACGCTGTAGCCTTTGCTGGGCTTAGCAGCCAGAACCCAGGAGTGATCACCATAGCCAATGCAGTGTTTGGCTCCAAGCCTCCCATCAATCCTGATGTTCTAACAAAGGCCTTCCAAGTCGATAATAAAGTGGTTGACTATCTCCAGAAACAATTCTGGTACGACAacaattag
- the LOC117637418 gene encoding germin-like protein subfamily 1 member 14 isoform X1, translating into MKGVHFLISTLAILAFATFLASASDPSPLQDFCVALKDIKDGVFVNGKFCKDPKLANANDFFFSGLQNPRNTQNPVGSNVTAVNVDNLAGLNTLGISLARLDFAPNGLNPPHTHPRASEILAVLEGTLYVGFVTSNGDGNRLFTKVLNKGDVFVFPIGLIHFQLNVGHVDAVAFAGLSSQNPGVITIANAVFGSKPPINPDVLTKAFQVDNKVVDYLQKQFWYDNN; encoded by the exons ATGAAAGGTGTTCATTTTCTCATAAGCACTCTTGCCATATTGGCATTTGCAACGTTCCTCGCCTCTGCCTCTGACCCCAGTCCTCTGCAGGACTTCTGTGTAGCACTTAAGGACATCAAAGACGGTG TGTTTGTGAATGGGAAATTCTGCAAGGATCCAAAGCTTGCCAATGCAaatgatttcttcttttctgggCTTCAAAATCCAAGAAACACACAAAATCCGGTTGGTTCAAATGTGACAGCTGTGAATGTGGACAACCTAGCAGGACTGAACACTCTTGGCATATCCTTGGCCCGCCTAGACTTTGCACCAAATGGCCTAAACCCTCCTCACACTCACCCTCGGGCCTCCGAAATCCTTGCGGTCTTGGAAGGAACACTCTATGTTGGTTTCGTCACATCCAACGGTGATGGCAATCGCCTATTCACCAAAGTGTTGAACAAGGGAGATGTGTTTGTGTTCCCAATTGGCCTCATTCACTTTCAACTCAATGTGGGACATGTCGACGCTGTAGCCTTTGCTGGGCTTAGCAGCCAGAACCCAGGAGTGATCACCATAGCCAATGCAGTGTTTGGCTCCAAGCCTCCCATCAATCCTGATGTTCTAACAAAGGCCTTCCAAGTCGATAATAAAGTGGTTGACTATCTCCAGAAACAATTCTGGTACGACAacaattag